From a single Fusobacterium ulcerans ATCC 49185 genomic region:
- a CDS encoding DJ-1/PfpI family protein: MKNILLLISQGVEILEVSPFIDVFGWNMVVGKKDTLVTTCSFHNIINCTWNISILPEINLKNTKLNLGIYDALVIPGGFGKAGFFNDMKNEEFHNIIQNFHSQNKIILGVCTGVIPLGESGILKNRKATTYLLDNERYFRQLSNYGAIPVREEIVIDGNIITSSAPKNALETAFILLEKLTSKENMENVKYNMGF, encoded by the coding sequence ATGAAAAATATACTCTTACTCATTTCACAAGGTGTTGAAATTCTTGAAGTATCTCCATTTATCGACGTTTTTGGCTGGAATATGGTTGTAGGAAAAAAGGACACTCTTGTTACCACTTGCAGCTTCCATAATATAATCAATTGTACATGGAATATTAGTATTTTACCAGAAATAAATTTAAAAAATACAAAATTAAATTTAGGAATATACGATGCTTTAGTAATCCCTGGCGGATTTGGTAAAGCAGGTTTTTTCAATGACATGAAAAATGAAGAGTTTCATAATATTATTCAAAATTTTCATAGTCAAAATAAAATAATACTTGGTGTATGCACTGGAGTCATTCCACTAGGAGAAAGTGGTATTCTTAAAAATAGAAAAGCTACTACTTATCTTTTAGATAATGAAAGATATTTCAGACAGCTTTCAAATTATGGAGCAATCCCTGTAAGAGAAGAAATTGTAATTGATGGCAATATAATTACATCTTCTGCTCCTAAAAATGCTTTGGAAACAGCATTTATTTTACTTGAAAAATTAACTTCCAAAGAGAATATGGAAAATGTAAAATACAACATGGGATTTTAA